One genomic window of Micrococcus flavus includes the following:
- a CDS encoding polyribonucleotide nucleotidyltransferase produces the protein MEGPEITFAEAVIDNGRHGTRTVRFETGRLAQQAAGAAMVYIDEETSMLSATTVGKSPREGFDFFPLTVDVEERMYAAGRIPGSFFRREGRPSTDAILTCRLIDRPLRPAFTKGIRNEVQVVVTVTSIAPDEIYDTVAINAASLSTQLSGLPFSGPIGGVRMALIDDGSGQRQWVAFPKHSQLEDAVFNMAVAGRVVGDDVAIMMVEAEAGDNAWELIKDRGAQAPTEEVVAEGLEAAKPFIRTLCEAQADLVSRAGKDPVEVPVFTDYEDDAYAAVEKLATDRLTEIFSIGDKQEREAASDAYHLEVIEELAGEGKEFAERRGEIAKAYGSLTKQIVRRRILKDQVRIDGRGLTDIRKLTAEVEVLPRVHGSAIFERGETQIMGVTTLNMLKMEQQIDSLAPTESKRYMHHYNFPPYSTGETGRVGSPKRREIGHGALAERALVPVLPSREEFPYAIRQVSEALGSNGSTSMGSVCASTLSLLNAGVPLRAHVAGIAMGLVSAEVDGQTQYAALTDILGAEDAFGDMDFKVAGTSEFVTAIQLDTKLDGIPASVLAGALTQAREARLHILSVLEAAIDQPDELAPTAPRIISVRIPVDKIGAVIGPKGAMINQIQDDTGADITIEDDGTVLIGATDGASAEAARSAVNAIANPQVPEVGERYLGTVVKLTSFGAFVSLTPGKDGLLHISELRKLNEGQRVEDVEDVLGVGQKVQVEITKIDDRGKLSLAPVVADDDAAQAETADALESSGLEA, from the coding sequence ATGGAAGGTCCTGAGATCACGTTCGCCGAAGCCGTCATCGACAACGGCCGCCACGGCACCCGCACCGTCCGCTTCGAGACCGGCCGCCTCGCCCAGCAGGCCGCCGGCGCCGCCATGGTGTACATCGACGAGGAGACGTCGATGCTGTCCGCCACCACGGTGGGCAAGAGCCCCCGCGAGGGCTTCGACTTCTTCCCCCTGACGGTGGACGTCGAGGAGCGCATGTACGCCGCCGGCCGCATCCCCGGCTCCTTCTTCCGCCGCGAGGGCCGGCCGTCCACGGACGCCATCCTGACGTGCCGCCTGATCGACCGTCCGCTGCGCCCGGCCTTCACCAAGGGGATCCGCAACGAGGTCCAGGTCGTCGTGACCGTCACCTCGATCGCCCCGGACGAGATCTACGACACGGTGGCCATCAACGCCGCCTCGCTGTCCACGCAGCTCTCCGGCCTGCCGTTCTCCGGCCCCATCGGCGGCGTGCGCATGGCCCTGATCGACGACGGCTCCGGCCAGCGCCAGTGGGTCGCCTTCCCGAAGCACTCCCAGCTCGAGGACGCCGTGTTCAACATGGCCGTGGCCGGCCGCGTGGTGGGCGACGACGTCGCGATCATGATGGTCGAGGCCGAGGCGGGCGACAACGCGTGGGAGCTGATCAAGGACCGCGGCGCCCAGGCCCCCACCGAGGAGGTCGTGGCCGAGGGCCTCGAGGCCGCCAAGCCCTTCATCCGCACCCTGTGCGAGGCGCAGGCGGACCTGGTGTCCCGCGCCGGCAAGGACCCGGTGGAGGTGCCCGTCTTCACGGACTACGAGGATGACGCCTACGCGGCGGTGGAGAAGCTCGCCACGGACCGTCTGACCGAGATCTTCTCGATCGGCGATAAGCAGGAGCGCGAGGCCGCCTCGGACGCGTACCACCTCGAGGTCATCGAGGAGCTCGCGGGCGAGGGCAAGGAGTTCGCGGAGCGTCGCGGCGAGATCGCCAAGGCCTACGGCTCCCTGACCAAGCAGATCGTGCGCCGCCGCATCCTCAAGGACCAGGTGCGCATCGACGGCCGCGGCCTGACGGACATCCGCAAGCTGACCGCCGAGGTCGAGGTGCTGCCGCGCGTGCACGGCTCCGCGATCTTCGAGCGCGGCGAGACCCAGATCATGGGCGTGACCACGCTCAACATGCTCAAGATGGAGCAGCAGATCGACTCGCTGGCCCCCACGGAGTCCAAGCGGTACATGCACCACTACAACTTCCCGCCCTACTCCACGGGCGAGACCGGCCGCGTGGGCTCCCCGAAGCGCCGCGAGATCGGCCACGGCGCCCTCGCCGAGCGCGCCCTGGTGCCCGTGCTGCCCTCGCGTGAGGAGTTCCCCTACGCGATCCGCCAGGTCTCCGAGGCCCTCGGCTCCAACGGCTCCACGTCGATGGGCTCCGTGTGCGCCTCCACCCTGTCCCTCCTGAACGCGGGCGTGCCGCTGCGCGCCCACGTGGCCGGCATCGCCATGGGCCTGGTCTCCGCCGAGGTGGACGGCCAGACCCAGTACGCGGCGCTGACCGACATCCTCGGCGCCGAGGACGCGTTCGGCGACATGGACTTCAAGGTGGCCGGCACGTCCGAGTTCGTCACCGCCATCCAGCTGGACACCAAGCTGGACGGCATCCCCGCCTCCGTGCTGGCCGGTGCGCTGACCCAGGCCCGCGAGGCCCGGCTGCACATCCTCTCGGTCCTCGAGGCCGCGATCGACCAGCCGGACGAGCTCGCCCCCACCGCGCCGCGGATCATCTCCGTGCGCATCCCGGTGGACAAGATCGGCGCGGTCATCGGCCCCAAGGGCGCCATGATCAACCAGATCCAGGACGACACGGGCGCGGACATCACCATCGAGGACGACGGCACCGTGCTGATCGGCGCCACCGACGGCGCCTCGGCCGAGGCCGCGCGCTCCGCCGTGAACGCGATCGCCAACCCGCAGGTCCCCGAGGTCGGCGAGCGCTACCTCGGCACCGTGGTGAAGCTGACCTCGTTCGGCGCGTTCGTCTCGCTCACCCCGGGCAAGGACGGCCTCCTGCACATCTCGGAGCTGCGCAAGCTCAACGAGGGCCAGCGCGTGGAGGACGTCGAGGACGTGCTCGGCGTGGGCCAGAAGGTCCAGGTGGAGATCACCAAGATCGACGACCGCGGCAAGCTGTCGCTCGCCCCGGTGGTGGCGGACGACGACGCCGCCCAGGCCGAGACGGCCGACGCGCTGGAGTCCTCGGGCCTCGAGGCCTGA